GGAATGGAAAAATTAGAGAGACTTGCCCCAAATGGAATTTCTTTTTGATTTGTTCTTTGTAATTGGAAATTAACTAAATCATAAGTTAGGTAACGAAAAAGAAGTTTTGTATCATCCCATTTGTCGCTCGACAAAAGGAGTTCTATGGATTCCAAACGAGACTCGATTGATGATAACGTTTTTTTTTGAGAATCCTTTTGTTTCTCTAAGTCAAGTTCAGAAGGACTTAAAACAGGATTCTTCCAGGTTGAAAACAATAAATCTCGAATGCGTAATTTCACAAATACCAAGTTTGGATTTTCCTTAAAATACTAAAACTGATTTTTATCACGATTCTAGCCGACTTGGATTTTCACACCATCGTCAACAGTTCCCATTTTAGGCACCCCAGAGTGACCAGTGGCAGCGATCAGAACCGTAAAGATTCCCACTCTCCCTACATACATCACAGCAGCATAAAATACCTTTTCAATGTCTCCCAATTGAGATGTTAAATTCAAACTAAATCCAACCGTAGAAAAAGAAGAAATCAGCTCAAAAAAGATGACATGTAATGAATGTTGGTTTTGGTCCAAAATTCCAAGAAAAATAAAAATAAAGGCTAAGGCAATGGTCGCAAGGAAGTAAACTCGAATGGCGACAGCCACCGAATTTTTAGAAACAATCTCCCCAAATAACATTACAGGTTTGGAAGGTTGAATCACATTTTTTAAATAAGCAAGTAACAAAACAAAGGTGGTGATTTTTATACCACCAGCCGTCCCTTGGGGACCACCACCGATAAACATAAGAACAATAATGATGATAATACTGGCATCATTGAGATGCCCCAAATCCATTGTAGAAAAACCGGCAGTACGAGAACAAACAGACATAAAGAAAGCATTGGAAATTTTATCGGCCAGAGCTAACCCATGAAAGGTATGTGGATTGGAACGTTCCAAAAAATAAATCCCAACAAAACCAAACAAAAGCAATGCGAAGGAACCATAAACCAAAAGTTTTGACTGAATTCTTGTTGTTTCCCCCCGCAAATGTTTGTTATAATCCTCAATCCTATTTTCTAAGAAAGCAGAGAACTGAGCAGGAAGTAATAATAACCTTGGAACATTGCCGGTTTTTAATGCCTTTTCCATCATCAAAGTTTCGGCCATCACTTCAATCCGATACACAATTCGAACAAATACAGTTAAGAGAAATTTTTCCAAAAGGATGATGACCGGAAATCCAATCCCTCCAAAAATCACAAGGCCAGAAACAATGTATAAAGAAAAAGGATCCAAACGAAGTGCACTGAGATCATCAGTGATAGAAAAACCAGCGTTGTTAAATGAGGAAACAGCAGTGAATAAAGAAAAAAACCACCGAGAGTTTCCCTCTTCCACACCTTCGGGCATATGGAGATAAAGTCCGATCGCTCCTAGAATTTCTATGGAAAATGAAATATTGATAATGGAGAGTAACATCCGATTGACTTCGTTTGTGGCAAGAGATTCCGTTTCTGCTTGGGTATCAATGGCCGCACCGACAAAGGCATTGAAACGAGCATTACGTGAAATTCCTTGGGTGATGAGAAATCCTACAATCACAGTAAAACTAATGATCCCGAGTCCTCCTAGTTGGATGAGAAAAAGCATAATCCAGTGAGTCGATGGATTGAGTCCAGAAAGGGGGACGGGAGAGAGTCCAGTCACACAAATGGAAGAAGCAGAAAGGTAAAAACTATCTACATAGGAAAGTTCCCCCTCCTCCGAAATATAGAGTGCAAAGGAGCCGACAAGGATGGCAGTAAAAAAGCCGAGACAAACCACTCGGGCAAAAGACAATGTTCGAAAAAATCGATTGAAGTGCGCTAGCGGCATATTCCCCTAATCTCTACTTTCTCCAAGATTTTCCCTTTGACTAAAAATCCCAAGTACTTTACAAACGCAGTCCATTTCAGATTTTGGTAGAATCAATTCAAGTTTAACGACTATTTTGAGGAAAATATGACCTCTGCGACAGAAACCAAACGCGACCCTAAACTGGAAAGAATCCGTAACATCGGAATTTCCGCACACATTGACTCTGGTAAGACAACTCTTACAGAACGTATTTTATTTTATACGAACAAAATCCACGCCATTCACGAAGTACGTGGTAAAGACGGTGTGGGCGCCACTATGGACAGTATGGACCTCGAAAGAGAAAGAGGGATCACTATCCAGTCAGCGGCAACTTACGCAACTTGGAAAGACATTACCATCAACATCATTGATACTCCGGGCCACGTTGACTTCACGATCGAAGTAGAACGTTCCCTTCGTGTACTTGACTCTGCTATTATGGTTCTTTGTGGAGTGGCGGGAGTTCAGTCTCAGTCCATCACTGTAGACCGTCAGATGAAACGTTACAGTGTACCTCGCGTTGCCTTTATCAACAAACTTGATAGAACAGGTGCTAACCCTTGGAGAGTGATCGAACAACTTCGTGAAAAACTTCATTTGAATGCACACGCAGTTCAACTTCCTATTGGTTTAGAAAACGACCTAAAAGGGATTGTTGACCTTGTCGAAATGAAGGCCTACTACTTCGAAGGTCCAAACGGACAAGATATCAAAATCACGGAAATCCCTGATGAATTAAAAGACCAAGCGAACGAAAAACGCGAAGCTCTTCTCGATGCGGTTTCTCTTTTCAGTGACGAACTCACAGAAGAGATGTTAGAAGGTGCGCCTTCGGAAGCACGAATCAGAGAAGCGATTCGTCGTGGAGTTCTCGCTCTTAAATTTGTTCCTGTATTTATGGGTTCTGCCTTTAAAAACAAAGGGGTTCAAAGACTTCTTGATGGAGTTGCTGACTACCTTGCATCCCCTTATGATGTAGAAAACAAAGCAAAAGAAATCGGAAACGAAGAAAACGAATTCAATTTAGAATCAGATCCAGAAAAACCACTCGTTTGCCTAGCATTCAAACTGGAAGACGGTCGTTACGGTCAGTTAACTTATGTTCGTGTTTACCAAGGTAGACTCGAAAAAGGTATGACGATCTATAACTCATCAAATAACAAACGCCATAATATTGGACGTCTTGTTCGTATGCACTCTAACGATATGGAAGATATCACCAAAGCAGAAGCAGGAGATATCGTAGCACTATTCGGTATTGATTGTGCGTCTGGGGATACATTCACTGATGGAAAAGCAAAAGTGACTATGGAGTCCATGTTTGTTCCAAACCCAGTGATCTCTCTTACAATTGAATGTAAAGAATCAAAACAACTTCCAAACCTTGCGAAGGCACTCAACCGTTTCACTAAGGAAGACCCTACCTTCCAAACAGAAATCGATAAAGAGTCTGGACAAACCATCATCAAAGGGATGGGAGAACTCCACCTCGAAGTTTATATCGAACGTATGAAACGGGAATACGGTGTGGATCTAGTCACTGGCGCGCCACAGGTTGCTTACCGTGAAACGATTACTAAGTCTGCAGATTTTGATTACACTCATAAAAAACAAACGGGTGGTCAAGGTCAGTTCTCTCGTGTGGCTGGTTTTATCGAACCAATCCCACAAGAAGAAGGAAAAGACTACGAATTCGTAGATAAAATCGTGGGTGGTTCCATCCCTCGCGAATACATCGGATCTTGCGATAAGGGTTTTCGTTCTTGTTTAGAAAGAGGATCCCTCATTGGATTCCCTATCATTGGAGTTCGTTGTGTGATCAATGACGGTGCTTACCATGATGTGGATTCATCTGATATGGCATTCCAAATTGGTGCGCGTTACGGTTTCCGCCAAGGATTCGGTAAAGCAGCTCCGATTATCTTAGAGCCAATCATGAGAGTGGAAGTAGAAGGTCCGACAGAATTCCAAGGAGCCATCCTTGCTTCCGTCAACCAAAGACGTGGTATGATCTTAAACACAACCGAAGAAAACGGTTACGCTAAGATCGAAGCGGAAGTTCCTCTTGCGGATATGTTCGGTTACTCCACTGTGCTTCGTTCTTCTACCCAAGGAAAGGCAGAGTTTGCTATGGAATTTTCCAAGTATGCTCCTGTTCCAAGAAACGTAGCGGACGAGTTGATGAAAAAATACAAGGTCAACAACAAAGAAGAAGAATAAACCCTTCGTTTTGGTTCGATTTTGGAAAAGGCGGGCACTCCCCGCCTTTTTTATTGCCCTCTCTCTTTTACCTGTCGATACTTCTAAAAGAGTCAAGGGATGCGAAAACTTCATTACATTCTAATTTTTTTGGGTTTTGCGCTCCTATTCCCCATTTCTGCCAAACAAAATCAAAAATCAGAAACTCCATCAACGTACCGCGTGACAAAGGGAGATTCCTGGTTTGGAATCGCTCGAAAATTTAAAGTTTCCCCCGAAACCTTAGCCAAGTTAAACGGCCGTACTACAAGTGAAAACCTTTATGAAAGAGAACTGTTACGAATTCCCAAAGGAAATGAAAAGCTAACATTCGCTCCCGAATCAGTCCTCAAAGAAAAACCTTCCAATCCTTTGGATAGGAAAGAGAGAGTTCTAAAAAAGTTTTCCGAACTCACTTACGATCCACACAAAGGAATTCAATTCCAACGCGGTGTTTCTTCCCTTGTGCGAGCAAGTCTTCCCGGTAAAGTAGTTCACGTAGATTATATGGATGGGTATGAAAACTTTGTGATCTTAGAACATCAAAATGGACTCTATTCTGTTTATGGGAATCTGGAACGAATTCAGGTAACAGAAGGCCAACAGGTAAAATCGAAAGATCGTTTAGGAATTTTGGCAAAGGACAAAGGCCTCTATTTCCAGGTGAACCAAAACAAACAAAACCTGAATCCAGAGAAAATTTTAGAGGGAGGAATCTAATGACAAACTCTGTTTTATTTCAATCTGGTTCGGTGTATCGCAATGGAAAATTAGAGGACTTAGACTTACAGGTCGATGGTGAAAAAATTTCCAATATAGATACCAACCTTTCCCCAAAAACAAATACCTTTCGCGTATCCTTAAAAGGTAAAAAACTATACCCAGGTTTTATCAATTCCCATGACCATTTACTTGCAAGTTATCTCCCCAAAGTAGGAGGAAACGAAAAACACAAGTCTTGGTTGTCCTACGACAATCTTTACAAAAGTTCAGGAGTGTTTGCCGAACGCCAACAAGTAGATCCAGAAATTTTATATTATTTAGGCGCTTATAAAAATCTTTTTGCTGGTGTCACAACCGTCTTTGATCATATCCCGCATCAGGTTCAAAATCCATTCCGAGGAATCCTTCCCGTAAAACTCATTTCCGATTACACGATTGCCCACTCGGTTGGGAACTATAGTTTGGGTTGGGGAGAAGGTCCGGCTCTGGAATACCGAATGGCAGAACATGCTGGCCTTCCTTTTGTAACTCACCTGGGAGAAGGTTTAGATGACGATTCTAAACAATCCCTCCGTCAGTTAGAAAAAATGGATGCTCTCGGCGGACATTCTGTACTCGTACACTGTTTACCCTTTGGACCAAGGGAAGTAGAAAAAATTCTAGAAAAAGGTGCCTCTGTTGTATGGTGCCCTACTTCCAACCTTCATATCTTTGGCAAAACAACGAATATCAAACTCTTTCTGGATATGGGAGTTAACGTATGTTTGGGGACAGATTATTCTGCAAGTGGATCGGTAAACCTTTTAGAAGAATTAAAAACTGCCAAATCTATCTATTTTGGATTGTATGGAGAAGAATTACCAGAATCCACATTACTTAAAATGATCACAGAAAATCCAAGAAAGGCGTTTCGCTTAGGAAACCCAGATGCTCTGATGCCAGGTCTTTCCGCAGATTTACTTGTAGTAAACGATGATAAAAATAAATCAGAAATCACTGTGTCCGACTTATCGTGGAAACATATCGATCTTGTTGTCATTGATGGATATCCAATTTACGGATCAGAAGAATATAAGTCTCTCTTTCTCCATTTTGGTTTAGAAACAGAAGAATTATCCATCGATGGTAAAATAAAATTGGTTGCTGGTTCACCAAAAAAACTCTTGAAACAAGTTTCTGACAGTGTCGGTTATAAAAAGAGTTTGGCTTTTTTACCTAATTTTTGAAAATGAAGCGCAAGCGAGGCATGAGTTGTCAGGTCCCATAGTACGTAATTACAAAGGAGGTTCCATCGTCTACTTCGAGAAAGACAAGGCGGAGGATATCTTTGTACTACAAAAAGGTCGTGTTGTACTAACTTACACGAATATCAACGGTGTGGAGCTGAAAGAGGATGTAAAACTCGGTGAGTTTTTCGGAGTTAAGAGTGCCATAGGCCGCTATCCTAGAGAAGAAACGGCACAAGTCATTGGAGCTGCTACAGTTCTTGTCTTCAAAGTTCCTGAATTCGAGAAATTTGTCTCAGACAAAACCCATTTAATCATTAAAATGCTAAAAGTGTTCTCAAGCCAGCTCCGGCAGGTCCACCGCCAGGTTAGGGAAATCCTCGGCCAAGGGGAGGCCAAAAATCCTGCCTTCGAACTCATGAATGTGGCCGAAGTTTTTTACAAAAATGGAAACTTTGAACATGCCGCATACGCTTTTGAAAAATACTTACAACACTATCCGGACGGAATGTACGTAGACCGTGCAAGACAACTTGTAGACTTAGCTCGCAAAAAAACACCTTTTCCTCTCACAATACAAGAGTTAGTCTACAAACCAGAACCAGGAGCCCAAGCCGGTAAACTTCAGGAAATGCTAAAAACTATGGCAGTTCCAACGCAAAATTCTGGTTCTAATATCGATCCCAATTCCATTCTTTCCCAATACGATAAGGCCTCTACTCTTATGAATGCAGGAAAGTATGCAGAGTCGATCGACCTATTCAAAACTGTGTCCGAGAGAACGGACTCAGTCACCCAAGAAGAAGAACAGTTTGTCGAAAACTCATTATTTTATATGGGTAAGTCTAGTTACAAAGCAAAAGACTACCCGAGTGCCATCTCACATTTTTCTAATTTCATTAAAAAATATCCCAAAGGTCTCTTACTCAAAGAAAATCTTTATCACCTAGCACTTGCTACAGAATCCTCTGGTGACAAGGAAAAAGCCAAACAGTTATTCCAAAAGGTAACACAAATGCCACCTTTGGATGATAGTATCTCAGAAGATGCTAAGTCCAAATTGAAGGGAGGTAAGTAGTGAACGACCAAATGTTAGAAGCTATGTTTGGGAAATTTGGAAAGGTTTTCCAACCAAACGAAGTCCTATTTTGTGAATACGAACCAGGAAACGACTTCTACCTTATCAAAGAAGGAAAAGTCAAAATTACAAAAACCATTGGAACTAGTATCAAAACTTTAGATGTTTTGGAAGCCGGTGATATTTTAGGAGAGATGGCCATTCTCGAGGAACAACCTCGATCGGCAACAGCCATTGCGGTTACGGAAGTGAAGGCACTTAATTTCAATCGTGCTAATTTTGAAATGTTAATGACCAAGAACCCGGCACTAGCAATGAAACTCCTTCATATTTTTTCCTTTCGAATTTATGACCAAAAACGCCGTCTGATGATCCTTCTTATGGATGATATCATAGGAAAGGTTTGTGACGTCTTTGTAATGTTATACGAAAAACAATATAACAATGATGTTTATAACGAAATTATCCTTTCTGCTACTGTCGATGACATTGCCAATTGGTGCGCCCAACCAGTGGGAGAAGTCCAAAAGGTTCTCATGCAGTATGTAAAAACAGGCAAACTAGATCTCTATCCGGATAAAATTGTTATTCACAATATCTCCGATTTCCAAAGGATAGTGAATCAGAAACGTAAACCTACGTAAAAGCTCCCATAGCTCAGGTGGATAGAGCACTAGTTTCCTAAACTGGGGACACAGGTTCGAATCCTGTTGGGGGCATAAGATATGGCGGAAGAACCAGGAACTCTACTTTATTATTTAAAACGGTCTACAGAATTTCTCGAGAAAAAGGAAATTCCAAACCCGCGTGTGGATGCCGAATGGCTTTTGTCTGATCTTCTCAATCTCCCACGCATCAAACTCTATTCTCAGTTCGAAATGCCTCTCGGCCAAAAAGAAATTGCTCTTTATCGCGAACGAATTGTAGAACGAAGTAAAAGAAAACCCGTAGCTTATATAACGGGTAAAAAAGGATTTCATAAATTTGATTACTTAGTAACAGAAGATGTTCTCATTCCACGACCGGAAACAGAAGAACTAGTCGATTACCTTTGGAAAGGGAAAGAAAATCTAATTACAAATTCC
This genomic interval from Leptospira brenneri contains the following:
- a CDS encoding TrkH family potassium uptake protein, with the protein product MPLAHFNRFFRTLSFARVVCLGFFTAILVGSFALYISEEGELSYVDSFYLSASSICVTGLSPVPLSGLNPSTHWIMLFLIQLGGLGIISFTVIVGFLITQGISRNARFNAFVGAAIDTQAETESLATNEVNRMLLSIINISFSIEILGAIGLYLHMPEGVEEGNSRWFFSLFTAVSSFNNAGFSITDDLSALRLDPFSLYIVSGLVIFGGIGFPVIILLEKFLLTVFVRIVYRIEVMAETLMMEKALKTGNVPRLLLLPAQFSAFLENRIEDYNKHLRGETTRIQSKLLVYGSFALLLFGFVGIYFLERSNPHTFHGLALADKISNAFFMSVCSRTAGFSTMDLGHLNDASIIIIIVLMFIGGGPQGTAGGIKITTFVLLLAYLKNVIQPSKPVMLFGEIVSKNSVAVAIRVYFLATIALAFIFIFLGILDQNQHSLHVIFFELISSFSTVGFSLNLTSQLGDIEKVFYAAVMYVGRVGIFTVLIAATGHSGVPKMGTVDDGVKIQVG
- the fusA gene encoding elongation factor G, translated to MTSATETKRDPKLERIRNIGISAHIDSGKTTLTERILFYTNKIHAIHEVRGKDGVGATMDSMDLERERGITIQSAATYATWKDITINIIDTPGHVDFTIEVERSLRVLDSAIMVLCGVAGVQSQSITVDRQMKRYSVPRVAFINKLDRTGANPWRVIEQLREKLHLNAHAVQLPIGLENDLKGIVDLVEMKAYYFEGPNGQDIKITEIPDELKDQANEKREALLDAVSLFSDELTEEMLEGAPSEARIREAIRRGVLALKFVPVFMGSAFKNKGVQRLLDGVADYLASPYDVENKAKEIGNEENEFNLESDPEKPLVCLAFKLEDGRYGQLTYVRVYQGRLEKGMTIYNSSNNKRHNIGRLVRMHSNDMEDITKAEAGDIVALFGIDCASGDTFTDGKAKVTMESMFVPNPVISLTIECKESKQLPNLAKALNRFTKEDPTFQTEIDKESGQTIIKGMGELHLEVYIERMKREYGVDLVTGAPQVAYRETITKSADFDYTHKKQTGGQGQFSRVAGFIEPIPQEEGKDYEFVDKIVGGSIPREYIGSCDKGFRSCLERGSLIGFPIIGVRCVINDGAYHDVDSSDMAFQIGARYGFRQGFGKAAPIILEPIMRVEVEGPTEFQGAILASVNQRRGMILNTTEENGYAKIEAEVPLADMFGYSTVLRSSTQGKAEFAMEFSKYAPVPRNVADELMKKYKVNNKEEE
- a CDS encoding LIC_10271 family cell wall hydrolase; the protein is MRKLHYILIFLGFALLFPISAKQNQKSETPSTYRVTKGDSWFGIARKFKVSPETLAKLNGRTTSENLYERELLRIPKGNEKLTFAPESVLKEKPSNPLDRKERVLKKFSELTYDPHKGIQFQRGVSSLVRASLPGKVVHVDYMDGYENFVILEHQNGLYSVYGNLERIQVTEGQQVKSKDRLGILAKDKGLYFQVNQNKQNLNPEKILEGGI
- a CDS encoding amidohydrolase family protein, with the protein product MTNSVLFQSGSVYRNGKLEDLDLQVDGEKISNIDTNLSPKTNTFRVSLKGKKLYPGFINSHDHLLASYLPKVGGNEKHKSWLSYDNLYKSSGVFAERQQVDPEILYYLGAYKNLFAGVTTVFDHIPHQVQNPFRGILPVKLISDYTIAHSVGNYSLGWGEGPALEYRMAEHAGLPFVTHLGEGLDDDSKQSLRQLEKMDALGGHSVLVHCLPFGPREVEKILEKGASVVWCPTSNLHIFGKTTNIKLFLDMGVNVCLGTDYSASGSVNLLEELKTAKSIYFGLYGEELPESTLLKMITENPRKAFRLGNPDALMPGLSADLLVVNDDKNKSEITVSDLSWKHIDLVVIDGYPIYGSEEYKSLFLHFGLETEELSIDGKIKLVAGSPKKLLKQVSDSVGYKKSLAFLPNF
- a CDS encoding tetratricopeptide repeat protein — translated: MSGPIVRNYKGGSIVYFEKDKAEDIFVLQKGRVVLTYTNINGVELKEDVKLGEFFGVKSAIGRYPREETAQVIGAATVLVFKVPEFEKFVSDKTHLIIKMLKVFSSQLRQVHRQVREILGQGEAKNPAFELMNVAEVFYKNGNFEHAAYAFEKYLQHYPDGMYVDRARQLVDLARKKTPFPLTIQELVYKPEPGAQAGKLQEMLKTMAVPTQNSGSNIDPNSILSQYDKASTLMNAGKYAESIDLFKTVSERTDSVTQEEEQFVENSLFYMGKSSYKAKDYPSAISHFSNFIKKYPKGLLLKENLYHLALATESSGDKEKAKQLFQKVTQMPPLDDSISEDAKSKLKGGK
- a CDS encoding Crp/Fnr family transcriptional regulator, which encodes MLEAMFGKFGKVFQPNEVLFCEYEPGNDFYLIKEGKVKITKTIGTSIKTLDVLEAGDILGEMAILEEQPRSATAIAVTEVKALNFNRANFEMLMTKNPALAMKLLHIFSFRIYDQKRRLMILLMDDIIGKVCDVFVMLYEKQYNNDVYNEIILSATVDDIANWCAQPVGEVQKVLMQYVKTGKLDLYPDKIVIHNISDFQRIVNQKRKPT